One region of Synechococcus elongatus PCC 11801 genomic DNA includes:
- a CDS encoding DUF2854 domain-containing protein, with the protein MLGFPLGNLLTVVGTVLTLVGFYAYFITDNATLNLAGFFYGIPLLLGGLALKSAELKPVPLAKASSVVLELRKTQATPTQQQVRRDVTRFRYGQEAHLDVALEKLGLSPSDDERPELVALREEDRNGAYTLVLDFASPAVPLETWQSKQERISRFFGPNIRAEIQQSASDRIELALITTVEAAANV; encoded by the coding sequence ATGCTCGGTTTTCCCCTTGGCAATCTTTTGACCGTCGTTGGCACCGTGCTGACCTTGGTCGGCTTCTACGCCTACTTCATCACGGATAACGCCACACTCAACTTGGCCGGTTTCTTCTACGGCATCCCGCTGCTCTTAGGCGGCCTTGCCCTCAAGTCTGCTGAACTGAAACCGGTGCCCCTCGCCAAAGCGTCATCGGTGGTGCTAGAGCTGCGCAAAACCCAAGCAACTCCCACTCAACAACAAGTGCGTCGCGATGTCACCCGCTTCCGCTACGGCCAAGAAGCGCACCTTGATGTTGCCCTCGAAAAACTCGGCCTCAGCCCCAGTGATGATGAGCGACCCGAGTTGGTGGCCCTGCGTGAGGAAGACCGCAATGGTGCCTATACCCTTGTGCTCGACTTTGCCTCACCTGCCGTTCCCCTGGAGACGTGGCAGTCGAAACAGGAGCGGATCAGTCGCTTTTTTGGCCCCAATATTCGTGCTGAAATTCAGCAATCGGCCAGCGATCGCATTGAATTGGCACTGATCACCACGGTCGAGGCAGCGGCTAATGTCTAG
- a CDS encoding GTPase family protein — MMRLTPLQWTVLAIPPALLLTGLVGAAAWQLHNWHLTWLWPCFFLGFWGWRWLLVRWTQPTAVERSPVAEILPLESDRDAQARDLLQRVLAASRTDRPFWEDWPGFWQRCLELVQGVARIYHPEVEYPLLNIQVLQAYRLVRDTVDDLDRWLQNYGPLLDRLTIAQAYQAYRWSLKAAPWLKRAQQVWEAAQWLLHPAWAIAREATREASDRTNQALFANLGQQMREAALENLWQRSLELYRGQPLPTAIAAPESALSASLLDQVQQWQADTQVVESAPLRFLLIGRTGAGKSSLINALFQTETATVDCLPSTPEIQTYDWQLESGDRLQLLDSPGYEQAGRSDLWEQVLAAATTADAVVLLTPATDPALASDRRCLQDLQSRRPDLPLLVGMTHSDRLRPWAEWQPPYDWQQGDRPKEIAIREAVAYRQTALADFTECVLPLANANGSRPSWNLEAIAAALLQHCPEASQIRLAAHLRDRQLRADLITATIQHHQQHLQRQQDLTGALKRPVLGLLAQLLQQDPRVGVLLADRLPLEDLPQVIAELQLASELLPLLSGDRPLTLTSELGTIWPLLNQQRGDLQTFSTALLAHYQSATSLVGSLNLKPIDH; from the coding sequence ATGATGCGTCTGACGCCACTGCAGTGGACTGTGCTAGCCATTCCCCCAGCCCTCCTTCTGACAGGGCTCGTGGGAGCTGCCGCCTGGCAACTCCACAACTGGCATCTGACTTGGCTCTGGCCTTGCTTTTTTCTTGGATTTTGGGGCTGGCGCTGGCTCTTGGTCCGCTGGACACAACCAACAGCGGTTGAGCGATCGCCCGTTGCTGAAATCTTGCCCCTCGAGTCAGATCGAGATGCCCAAGCTCGAGACCTCTTGCAGCGCGTTTTGGCTGCCAGCCGCACCGACCGACCCTTTTGGGAAGATTGGCCAGGGTTTTGGCAGCGCTGTCTAGAGCTGGTGCAGGGTGTCGCCAGGATTTACCACCCAGAAGTGGAGTATCCCCTGCTTAATATCCAAGTTCTGCAGGCCTACCGATTGGTGCGCGACACCGTCGATGACTTGGATCGCTGGCTGCAAAACTACGGGCCACTGCTCGATCGCCTGACGATTGCCCAGGCCTATCAGGCCTATCGCTGGAGTCTGAAAGCAGCCCCCTGGCTGAAACGAGCGCAACAGGTCTGGGAAGCAGCTCAGTGGCTCCTGCATCCGGCTTGGGCGATCGCTCGGGAGGCCACCCGCGAGGCGAGCGATCGCACCAATCAAGCCCTGTTTGCCAACCTCGGTCAACAGATGCGCGAAGCAGCGCTCGAGAATCTCTGGCAGCGATCGCTAGAACTCTATCGGGGCCAGCCTTTGCCTACGGCGATCGCGGCACCCGAGTCAGCCCTCTCCGCCAGCCTGCTCGACCAAGTCCAGCAATGGCAAGCTGACACCCAAGTCGTCGAGTCCGCACCGTTACGGTTTCTATTGATCGGTCGCACCGGTGCGGGCAAGAGCAGCTTAATCAATGCGCTGTTTCAAACAGAGACAGCGACCGTTGATTGTCTGCCCAGTACACCTGAGATTCAGACCTACGATTGGCAACTGGAGAGCGGCGATCGCCTTCAACTCCTCGATTCACCGGGCTATGAGCAGGCTGGGCGATCGGATCTGTGGGAGCAAGTCCTCGCAGCCGCCACGACCGCTGATGCAGTGGTGCTGCTGACCCCCGCCACCGATCCGGCGCTAGCTAGCGATCGCCGCTGTCTGCAGGATCTGCAATCGCGTCGTCCCGACCTGCCACTGCTGGTGGGGATGACCCATTCCGATCGCCTACGGCCTTGGGCAGAATGGCAACCGCCCTACGACTGGCAACAGGGCGATCGCCCCAAGGAAATTGCAATTCGAGAAGCAGTCGCCTACCGTCAAACGGCACTGGCCGACTTCACTGAGTGCGTCCTTCCCCTCGCCAATGCCAACGGCTCACGACCGAGCTGGAATCTCGAAGCGATCGCCGCGGCTCTTCTCCAGCACTGCCCCGAAGCGTCTCAAATCCGACTAGCCGCCCATCTGCGCGATCGCCAGCTACGGGCAGATTTGATCACCGCTACTATCCAGCACCACCAACAGCACCTGCAGCGACAGCAAGATTTAACCGGCGCCCTCAAGCGCCCAGTCTTGGGTCTGCTGGCACAGTTGCTCCAGCAAGATCCGCGGGTGGGTGTCCTCTTAGCCGATCGCCTCCCTCTAGAGGATCTGCCACAGGTGATTGCCGAATTACAACTGGCCAGTGAGCTACTCCCACTCCTCAGTGGCGATCGCCCCCTCACGCTCACCAGCGAACTGGGAACGATTTGGCCGCTCCTCAATCAACAGCGCGGCGATCTCCAAACTTTTAGTACTGCTCTCCTAGCTCACTATCAATCTGCAACCAGCCTTGTTGGTTCCTTAAATCTGAAACCGATCGATCACTGA
- the petJ gene encoding cytochrome c6 PetJ, whose translation MKRVLGTALAAIVALLAFVAPAQAADLAHGGQIFSANCAACHLGGRNVVNAAKTLQKADLEQYGMASIEAITTQVTNGKGAMPAFGSKLSAEDIADVASYVLDQSEKGWQG comes from the coding sequence ATGAAACGAGTTTTGGGTACGGCGCTCGCCGCCATCGTCGCGCTGTTGGCCTTTGTCGCCCCCGCCCAAGCCGCCGACCTCGCCCACGGTGGTCAGATTTTTTCTGCGAACTGCGCTGCTTGTCACTTGGGTGGCCGCAACGTTGTCAATGCAGCGAAAACCTTGCAGAAAGCTGACCTTGAACAATACGGCATGGCCTCGATTGAAGCCATCACGACTCAAGTGACCAATGGCAAGGGTGCGATGCCTGCTTTTGGTAGCAAACTGAGTGCCGAAGACATCGCTGACGTGGCAAGCTATGTCCTCGACCAATCTGAGAAAGGCTGGCAAGGTTGA
- a CDS encoding histidinol-phosphate transaminase, with protein MLPFLRPELANCQPYHPNPGGDAIALDILDTNECPYDLPIALKQTLAQRYVEAIAANRYPDGSHRDLKEAIADYLGEQTQGCWEPGLEHVTVGNGSDELIRSILIATCLGGQGSVLVADPTFSMYGIVAETLGIPVVRVGRDPQTWEMDLVAAEQAITQTEGVPVRLCFVVHPNSPTANPLTEAEMDWLRQVPPQILVVIDEAYFEFSGETLLAELPQHPNWLITRTFSKALRLAAHRVGYGVGDPQLIAALEAIRLPYNLPTVAQLAATLALQSRSQLLSAIPELLVERDRLYHDLQALPQLQVWPSAANFLFVKANDSLRVTDLAAQLKAQGTLVRQTAGGLRITVGSPAENQRTRSHLQTAIAQTLQPLV; from the coding sequence ATGCTGCCGTTTCTCCGCCCTGAGCTTGCCAATTGTCAGCCCTATCACCCCAATCCGGGCGGCGACGCGATCGCGCTGGACATTCTTGATACCAATGAATGTCCCTACGATTTGCCGATTGCCCTTAAGCAAACCTTGGCTCAGCGTTATGTGGAAGCGATCGCAGCGAACCGGTATCCCGACGGCAGCCACCGAGATCTCAAGGAGGCGATCGCAGATTACCTAGGTGAGCAGACCCAAGGTTGCTGGGAACCTGGGCTGGAACATGTGACCGTTGGTAATGGTTCTGATGAGCTCATTCGCTCGATCTTAATTGCCACTTGTCTTGGGGGACAGGGATCGGTCTTGGTGGCAGACCCCACCTTCTCGATGTACGGGATTGTGGCGGAAACGCTGGGAATTCCGGTGGTTCGAGTCGGGCGGGATCCCCAAACTTGGGAGATGGATCTGGTGGCGGCTGAGCAGGCTATTACCCAAACGGAAGGGGTACCGGTTCGGCTCTGCTTCGTCGTTCATCCCAATTCACCCACGGCTAATCCGCTGACGGAAGCCGAGATGGACTGGCTGCGCCAAGTGCCGCCGCAAATTCTCGTGGTGATTGATGAGGCCTACTTCGAGTTCAGCGGTGAGACTTTACTAGCCGAGCTCCCTCAGCACCCTAACTGGCTGATTACGCGGACTTTTTCCAAGGCACTGCGGCTGGCAGCGCATCGCGTCGGCTATGGGGTCGGTGATCCTCAACTGATCGCCGCCCTCGAAGCGATTCGCTTGCCCTATAACCTGCCGACTGTGGCGCAACTGGCGGCAACCCTCGCCCTACAATCGCGATCGCAGCTGCTGTCTGCTATCCCTGAATTACTGGTGGAACGCGATCGCCTCTATCATGACCTGCAAGCCTTGCCCCAACTTCAGGTTTGGCCCAGCGCTGCTAACTTTCTTTTTGTGAAAGCGAACGATTCCTTGCGGGTCACAGACCTTGCAGCGCAGTTGAAAGCCCAAGGAACGCTCGTGCGTCAGACGGCGGGTGGACTGCGAATTACCGTTGGGAGCCCTGCGGAAAATCAGCGGACACGCTCCCATTTACAAACTGCGATCGCCCAGACACTTCAGCCCTTGGTTTAA
- a CDS encoding YcjF family protein, with the protein MALTDPLAFTRPPQGRRSLSLSRLSRLGAIASVETLAFWLAIAVTDPSLESHPATASPEPIWQKALETWRQWFGLDRARATQLLESVQQQLAPTEIILIGKTQAGKSSIIRGLTGASSDIVGQGFQPHTQHTQRYDYPSELLPLLTFIDTVGLGEAGSEPAAVLTELSQQLDRESHRPRLLVWTVKVSDFAVDEVLQLAHSLRQRFPTVPALLVLTCRHELYPPEQVDHPSPGALEQLVDLQRAIASHRQTFASCCDRVVDIDFTRPEDPFHCQFEGRDRLIEALSELLPQAEAHALQQLVSGEVAQALEQLYRSVSHRYQLSFSLAAAGIAATPLPFAAMPLLTALQTLMVVAIGRVYGQTLNWAQASALIASIGGGFLAQLAGRELLKFIPGFGSAVSAAWAGAYTWALGEAATFYFAEGWQGKIPDRDRIRQLLQHSFARYRAHWPPADGEEESP; encoded by the coding sequence TTGGCGCTCACAGATCCGCTGGCATTCACCCGTCCGCCACAAGGCCGGAGATCCCTATCTCTCAGTCGCTTGTCGCGGTTGGGGGCGATCGCTAGCGTGGAAACACTCGCGTTTTGGTTGGCGATCGCAGTGACAGATCCCTCCCTTGAGTCTCATCCAGCGACAGCTTCCCCAGAACCGATATGGCAAAAAGCGCTGGAAACTTGGCGACAGTGGTTTGGCCTCGATCGGGCGCGCGCAACACAACTACTGGAATCGGTACAGCAACAGCTCGCACCCACCGAAATTATTCTGATTGGCAAAACCCAAGCCGGAAAAAGTTCGATCATTCGGGGATTAACAGGAGCTTCATCTGACATCGTCGGTCAGGGCTTCCAGCCTCATACGCAGCACACCCAGCGCTACGACTATCCCTCTGAACTCCTTCCGCTGCTGACTTTTATTGACACCGTGGGGCTGGGCGAAGCAGGGTCGGAACCCGCAGCAGTCCTCACGGAACTCAGCCAGCAATTAGACCGTGAAAGTCATCGCCCCCGTCTCTTAGTTTGGACGGTCAAGGTCAGCGATTTTGCGGTTGATGAGGTCTTGCAACTTGCCCACAGCCTACGACAACGCTTTCCAACGGTGCCGGCGCTCTTGGTGCTGACCTGCCGCCATGAGTTGTATCCGCCGGAGCAAGTAGATCACCCCAGTCCAGGCGCATTGGAACAACTCGTCGATCTGCAACGGGCGATCGCGTCTCACCGCCAGACCTTTGCCAGTTGCTGCGATCGCGTAGTCGATATTGATTTCACGCGACCCGAAGATCCCTTCCATTGCCAGTTTGAGGGGCGCGATCGCCTAATTGAAGCCCTGAGTGAACTTTTGCCCCAAGCCGAGGCTCATGCCTTGCAACAGCTCGTCTCGGGCGAAGTGGCCCAAGCCCTAGAGCAGCTCTATCGCAGCGTCAGTCATCGCTATCAACTCTCTTTTAGCCTCGCAGCGGCGGGAATTGCTGCCACACCCCTCCCATTTGCAGCAATGCCGCTGCTGACAGCACTCCAGACATTGATGGTCGTGGCCATCGGTCGTGTCTACGGCCAAACCCTCAACTGGGCTCAGGCCAGTGCCCTCATTGCCAGTATTGGCGGAGGCTTCTTGGCACAGCTAGCGGGGCGAGAACTGCTGAAATTCATTCCCGGCTTTGGCAGTGCTGTGTCAGCTGCTTGGGCAGGTGCCTACACCTGGGCCTTAGGTGAGGCAGCCACCTTTTACTTTGCAGAAGGCTGGCAGGGCAAAATTCCCGATCGCGATCGCATTCGTCAACTGTTGCAGCACAGCTTCGCCCGCTACCGCGCCCATTGGCCCCCAGCCGACGGAGAGGAGGAATCACCATGA
- a CDS encoding branched-chain amino acid transaminase: protein MHDYNFLPYAFFRGQLVPFPEAQISIATHALHYGTGAFGGLRGIPDPENPERVLLFRLDRHCQRLSQSAKFLHFDLSAEDIYKAIEAFVQKNQPRQSFYLRPFVYTSDLGIAPRLHNIEKDFFIYGLLLGDYLSPEGVSCRISSWYRQEDRSLPLRGKISGAYISSSLAKTEAVASGFDEAILMNSQGKVSEATGMNLFIVRNGRLIAPGYDQDILEGITRDSVIRVAEDLGIPVEQRPVDKSELFVADEVFLSGTAAKVTPVKQVENYYLSSDRPITDKIRQQLTLITEGRLPAYQDWVFPIALR, encoded by the coding sequence ATGCACGATTACAACTTTCTGCCCTATGCCTTTTTCCGTGGACAGTTAGTGCCCTTCCCTGAGGCTCAAATTTCGATTGCCACCCATGCCCTGCACTACGGTACGGGTGCTTTTGGCGGTCTGCGGGGCATCCCCGATCCTGAAAACCCCGAGCGCGTGCTTTTATTTCGCCTCGATCGCCACTGTCAGCGGCTGAGCCAAAGTGCCAAGTTTTTGCATTTTGACTTGAGTGCTGAGGATATCTACAAAGCGATCGAAGCTTTTGTACAAAAGAATCAGCCTCGCCAGTCGTTCTACCTGCGCCCCTTCGTCTACACCTCCGACTTGGGGATTGCGCCGCGTCTGCACAACATCGAAAAAGACTTCTTCATCTATGGCCTGCTTCTGGGCGACTACCTCTCGCCTGAAGGGGTGAGCTGCCGGATTAGCTCTTGGTATCGCCAAGAGGACCGCAGCCTACCGCTGCGCGGCAAGATTAGCGGCGCCTACATTTCCTCATCCTTAGCCAAGACAGAAGCCGTCGCCTCCGGTTTTGACGAAGCGATCTTGATGAATAGCCAGGGCAAAGTGTCTGAAGCTACAGGCATGAACCTCTTCATTGTTCGCAATGGCCGCTTGATTGCCCCCGGCTACGATCAAGACATTCTGGAAGGTATCACCCGCGACAGCGTCATTCGTGTTGCTGAAGATTTGGGGATTCCGGTGGAGCAGCGTCCAGTCGATAAATCTGAACTCTTCGTTGCTGATGAAGTCTTCCTGAGCGGAACGGCTGCCAAGGTGACGCCGGTCAAGCAGGTAGAAAACTACTACTTGTCGTCTGATCGCCCGATCACTGACAAAATTCGCCAGCAGCTGACTCTGATTACCGAAGGACGACTTCCGGCCTATCAAGACTGGGTCTTCCCGATCGCCCTGCGTTAA
- a CDS encoding septal ring lytic transglycosylase RlpA family protein: MQKRTLSGLTSTLLLASLSLVPASRAEQTQQPSVATAVSPAIAAPQPDATADAETLKVGSSQASRVLTPPDDVVAKVQPHQYQGRSAATLYVKNLPILTFVAPQRSAVTAAASDSKLPTPDQAVDPLNAKQDPLWRATSIAAIINQLSQSGLQGDAIQVRWDERQAAPVITSGDRDLLKVDPSVIVRGARTPRQATLIAANRLRQALGASALNALPDLVGGEIAAALQQVVSSTVGMASWYGPGFHGRRTANGEVFNQYTLTAAHRTLPFGTLVRVTNLRSGSNVVVRINDRGPFHGNRLIDLSKGAAEVIGLRASGVGQVRIDVLDSVRQTAQR, from the coding sequence ATGCAGAAAAGAACTCTTAGCGGTCTGACCTCGACACTCTTGCTCGCCAGCTTGAGTCTGGTTCCCGCCAGCCGCGCCGAGCAGACCCAGCAGCCCTCCGTTGCCACTGCCGTATCCCCTGCGATCGCAGCCCCCCAACCTGACGCGACTGCTGATGCTGAGACGCTCAAAGTTGGGAGTTCTCAAGCGTCAAGGGTTCTAACGCCCCCCGACGACGTGGTTGCCAAGGTGCAACCCCATCAATATCAAGGTCGTTCTGCGGCCACACTCTACGTCAAAAATCTGCCCATTCTCACCTTTGTGGCGCCGCAGCGTTCTGCTGTGACAGCTGCCGCTTCAGACAGCAAGCTGCCAACCCCTGACCAAGCGGTTGATCCCCTCAACGCCAAACAAGATCCGCTCTGGCGGGCCACCAGCATCGCTGCGATTATCAATCAACTCAGTCAATCTGGCCTCCAAGGTGACGCCATCCAAGTTCGCTGGGACGAACGACAAGCAGCACCGGTGATCACCAGTGGCGATCGCGACTTACTCAAAGTCGATCCCTCTGTCATCGTCCGAGGTGCTCGCACTCCCCGCCAAGCCACGCTGATTGCGGCCAATCGTCTGCGCCAAGCGCTGGGAGCCAGTGCCCTCAATGCCCTGCCCGACCTAGTGGGTGGAGAGATTGCCGCCGCTCTGCAACAGGTTGTCAGTAGCACCGTGGGCATGGCCTCTTGGTATGGCCCCGGATTTCATGGTCGTCGTACGGCCAATGGCGAAGTCTTCAATCAGTACACACTGACGGCAGCCCATCGCACTTTACCGTTTGGAACACTGGTGCGAGTCACGAACCTGCGGAGTGGCTCTAATGTCGTTGTTCGCATCAATGATCGTGGGCCCTTCCATGGCAACCGCCTAATTGACCTCTCCAAGGGCGCTGCTGAGGTGATTGGCCTGCGAGCCAGCGGTGTTGGTCAAGTGCGAATTGACGTCTTGGATAGCGTCAGACAAACCGCCCAGCGCTAG
- a CDS encoding tetratricopeptide repeat protein, which yields MTAWLKLSLILICGCLICWAGSVWAQPPVPGFAAIQAGQYSLANRQLTHAIAQSPAESVLYSNRCLARLFLEQYEEAIADCSEAIALQPHETEAWLNRGLAYYRQGQAREAIADFSQILQQTPNDYRAYYNRGLAHLDAAQTEEAIADFQQALSHLPASDAIAAVDLHTDLCMSELHRAQPIRAVSACTQALELQSSAARARYLRALAQWQLHQPQEAIADLQQACNAFEQEGATTALARAKQLLQHWRQQSSLVATLEDLFPPS from the coding sequence ATGACTGCTTGGCTGAAGCTCAGTCTGATTCTGATCTGCGGTTGTCTCATCTGCTGGGCAGGATCGGTCTGGGCTCAGCCCCCCGTTCCTGGCTTTGCGGCGATCCAAGCGGGACAGTATTCCCTCGCCAATCGGCAACTGACCCATGCGATCGCCCAATCGCCAGCGGAGTCTGTGCTCTACAGCAATCGTTGCTTAGCGCGTTTGTTCCTCGAACAGTACGAGGAGGCGATCGCTGACTGCAGTGAAGCAATTGCCCTGCAGCCCCATGAAACCGAAGCTTGGCTGAATCGAGGCTTGGCTTACTATCGCCAAGGTCAAGCCCGAGAAGCGATCGCAGATTTCAGCCAGATCCTCCAGCAGACCCCCAACGACTATCGGGCTTATTACAATCGCGGCCTTGCGCATTTGGATGCCGCCCAAACCGAGGAAGCGATCGCCGACTTTCAACAAGCGCTCTCGCATCTCCCCGCTTCAGACGCGATCGCGGCTGTTGATTTGCACACCGACCTCTGCATGAGTGAGCTGCACCGCGCCCAGCCCATTCGAGCCGTGAGTGCCTGCACCCAAGCACTAGAACTCCAGTCGAGTGCAGCAAGAGCCCGCTACCTCCGAGCCTTGGCTCAGTGGCAACTGCATCAGCCCCAAGAGGCGATCGCTGATTTACAACAAGCGTGCAACGCCTTTGAGCAAGAGGGCGCAACGACCGCTCTGGCTCGGGCGAAGCAACTCCTGCAACATTGGCGGCAGCAGAGCAGTCTCGTCGCTACTCTTGAGGATCTATTTCCTCCCAGTTAG
- a CDS encoding bifunctional pantoate--beta-alanine ligase/(d)CMP kinase: MRQLISPEALRVYRQAVTGTVGLVPTMGALHAGHRSLIERSRQQDDIVIVSIFVNPRQFGPQEDFSRYPQTLTADLELCAAAGVDAVFCPTTSAIYSRPSDRSTTVQPPADLMQHLCGPQRPGHFQGVATIVLKLLQLVQPQRAYFGEKDAQQLRIIQRLVEDLNLPVHIVPCPTVREPDGLALSSRNRYLSPEERSQAAVLYRALQAAADRFQAGSRDRQALIAAAKAVLATTPAVQLEYCDCVDADTLQPLTPIPDRALLAIAARLGTARLIDNLTLQGRRPIIAIDGPAGAGKSTVTKRIAQQLGLLYLDTGAMYRAVTWLVQQQGIDPQDPIALTELLAQADLQLQSQPAADGSEQLQVIIQGNDVTAAIRTPTVTAQVSAIAALPVVRQFLVEQQRQLGQRGGLVAEGRDIGTHVFPDAELKIFLTATSTERARRRARDLEAQGLTVDLAQLEAEIRDRDRQDSERAIAPLRKADDAVEVLTDGLSIEAVTDQIVRLYCDRGLGSSSQSANPVNAAPI; encoded by the coding sequence ATGCGTCAATTAATTAGCCCGGAAGCACTGCGAGTCTATCGTCAGGCCGTCACGGGCACCGTTGGCTTGGTGCCAACCATGGGGGCTTTGCATGCGGGTCACCGCAGCCTGATCGAGCGATCGCGGCAGCAAGATGACATTGTGATCGTCAGTATTTTCGTCAATCCCCGCCAGTTTGGCCCCCAGGAAGACTTCAGTCGCTATCCTCAAACCCTGACCGCAGACCTTGAACTCTGTGCGGCAGCAGGCGTCGATGCGGTCTTCTGTCCAACGACAAGTGCCATCTATTCCCGCCCCAGCGATCGCAGCACCACAGTCCAGCCACCGGCTGACCTGATGCAGCATCTCTGCGGCCCACAACGGCCTGGTCATTTTCAGGGCGTGGCAACGATTGTGCTCAAACTGCTGCAGTTGGTGCAGCCGCAGCGCGCCTACTTTGGCGAAAAGGATGCTCAGCAACTGCGCATCATTCAGCGGCTGGTCGAAGATTTGAACTTGCCAGTCCACATCGTTCCCTGCCCAACGGTGCGAGAGCCCGATGGCCTAGCACTTAGCTCTCGCAACCGCTATCTCTCACCTGAAGAGCGCAGCCAAGCCGCTGTTCTCTATCGCGCCCTGCAAGCGGCCGCCGATCGCTTTCAGGCCGGCAGTCGTGATCGCCAAGCGCTGATTGCTGCCGCCAAGGCTGTGCTAGCCACAACACCAGCGGTGCAACTGGAATATTGCGACTGCGTCGATGCCGACACGCTCCAACCCTTGACCCCAATCCCCGATCGCGCTTTGCTGGCGATCGCGGCACGTTTAGGAACTGCTCGTTTGATCGATAACCTGACCTTGCAAGGGCGACGACCGATCATTGCCATTGATGGCCCCGCTGGTGCTGGGAAGTCGACAGTCACCAAGCGCATTGCGCAGCAACTGGGGCTGCTCTACCTCGACACGGGCGCGATGTATCGAGCCGTGACCTGGCTGGTGCAACAACAGGGCATCGATCCTCAAGATCCGATCGCTTTGACTGAACTGCTAGCCCAAGCGGATCTGCAGCTGCAATCGCAGCCTGCAGCGGATGGCAGTGAACAACTGCAGGTGATCATTCAGGGCAACGATGTCACGGCCGCGATTCGTACGCCAACGGTCACCGCGCAGGTTTCCGCGATCGCAGCGCTGCCCGTCGTCCGTCAGTTTTTAGTTGAGCAACAACGACAGCTCGGTCAGCGTGGCGGTCTAGTTGCAGAAGGGCGGGATATTGGCACCCATGTCTTTCCCGACGCCGAACTAAAAATTTTCCTGACAGCGACCAGCACCGAACGGGCCCGGCGGCGCGCCCGCGATCTCGAAGCGCAAGGGCTGACCGTTGATTTGGCACAGCTCGAAGCCGAAATTCGCGATCGCGATCGTCAGGATAGTGAACGGGCGATCGCGCCGTTGCGCAAAGCCGATGACGCTGTGGAAGTGCTGACCGATGGTCTTAGCATTGAAGCGGTGACCGATCAAATCGTCCGTCTCTATTGCGATCGCGGTCTGGGCAGCTCCAGTCAATCGGCTAACCCAGTCAATGCAGCGCCGATCTGA
- a CDS encoding alpha/beta fold hydrolase: MTVAMATAIAQDWHWQGHQIRWTVAGEGQPLILLHGFGASLGHWRNNIPVLAAGGYRVYALDLLGFGASDKPDRDYSLDLWADLVTDFWDAHIQQPTWVIGNSIGALLSLMLLVNQPDRFCGGVLLNCAGGLNHRPEEMIWPLGWVMSSFAKVVNTPKIGPFLFNQVRQRFRIRQTLRQVYGNRKAVTDELVDLIYEPSCDPGAYEVFAAILRSPAGPSPQELLPQLQRPLLVIWGEADPWTPVSAGKIFQKASGQQTIEYLTLPATGHCPHDERPELVNPLILNWLDRQTITNRALAVV; encoded by the coding sequence ATGACTGTCGCTATGGCTACCGCGATCGCCCAAGACTGGCATTGGCAAGGGCATCAGATCCGCTGGACTGTAGCTGGAGAAGGCCAACCGTTGATTTTGCTGCACGGATTTGGTGCGAGCTTGGGGCACTGGCGCAACAATATTCCCGTGCTTGCAGCCGGGGGCTACCGTGTCTACGCCTTAGATTTGTTGGGCTTTGGTGCTTCGGATAAGCCCGATCGCGATTACAGCCTTGATCTATGGGCTGACTTAGTCACGGACTTTTGGGACGCCCACATTCAGCAGCCCACTTGGGTGATTGGCAATTCGATCGGAGCGCTCCTGAGCCTGATGTTGCTCGTCAATCAGCCCGATCGCTTTTGCGGCGGTGTCTTACTTAACTGTGCCGGTGGTCTCAATCACCGCCCTGAAGAAATGATCTGGCCCTTGGGCTGGGTGATGAGCAGCTTTGCCAAAGTCGTCAACACCCCCAAGATTGGCCCGTTTTTGTTCAATCAAGTCCGCCAGCGCTTCCGCATTCGTCAAACCCTGCGGCAGGTCTATGGCAACCGCAAAGCAGTCACCGACGAGCTGGTTGACCTCATCTATGAGCCTTCCTGCGATCCAGGAGCCTATGAGGTGTTTGCAGCCATTTTGCGATCGCCCGCTGGCCCCTCTCCCCAAGAACTGCTGCCACAATTGCAACGACCATTGTTGGTGATCTGGGGTGAAGCCGATCCTTGGACACCAGTTTCTGCCGGCAAGATTTTTCAGAAGGCTAGCGGCCAACAAACCATTGAATATCTGACCTTGCCTGCCACGGGTCACTGTCCCCACGATGAGCGACCGGAGTTGGTGAATCCGCTGATTCTGAACTGGCTCGATCGCCAAACGATCACCAATCGAGCCCTTGCCGTCGTCTAG
- a CDS encoding DUF370 domain-containing protein, translating to MAQALLNAGFGNFVAADRLIAIVSPDSAPIRRTITEARDRGQLVDVTCGRRTRAVLVADSGHVILSALQPETIAGRILNSRGDLAGA from the coding sequence ATGGCACAAGCCTTACTCAATGCTGGTTTTGGTAACTTTGTCGCTGCCGATCGCCTGATTGCAATCGTTAGCCCCGACTCCGCTCCAATTCGACGCACCATTACCGAAGCCCGCGATCGCGGGCAACTCGTTGATGTAACCTGTGGCCGTCGCACCCGTGCTGTGCTGGTTGCTGATTCGGGCCATGTAATTCTGTCAGCCCTGCAACCGGAAACGATCGCAGGGCGCATCCTCAATAGTCGGGGCGATCTTGCCGGTGCCTGA